One Kaistella polysaccharea DNA segment encodes these proteins:
- the topA gene encoding type I DNA topoisomerase, translating to MSKNLVIVESPAKAKTIQKYLGKDFDVKSSFGHIRDLPKKGMGINLETFTPDYEVSADKKKLVAELKAAVKKADIVWLASDEDREGEAIAWHLAQELKLKEENTRRIVFHEITKNAILKAIENPRTIDQNLVNAQQARRILDRIVGFEMSPVLWKKVKTGLSAGRVQSVAVRLVVERELEIRAFTPKSTFKFEGIFLNGEKQEISAKLKKDFALEADAEAFLKQCQGTDFKVLNVETKPGTRTASAPFTTSTLQQEASNRLGYGVTATMRVAQRLYEEGHITYMRTDSVNLSQEAINGAKTQILSEYGEKYSNPRNYTTKSSSAQEAHEAIRPTDFSVKSIGDVQLNKLYQLIYKRTLASQMTNAKIEKTVIEIGNKKLPHHFEAQGEVIIFDGFLKAYGIVKTEDDDEENNEKLLPKVSVGEALDYRKIEATEKFTRPSARYTEAGLVKKLEELGIGRPSTYAPTIQTIQNREYVDKREILPQEREIMKMTLGKTDLKKEVLTEKFGGDKNKFVPTDIGEVVNEFLTQNFAEILDYGFTAKVEEDFDHIANGEEKWKEVLQGFYKDFHPKIADVEENADRANGERILGVDPKSGKNVLTRIGRFGPMVQIGEQDDEEKPIFASLMASQNIATITLEEALELFKIPFDLNNFEDQTVTIGVGRFGPYVKWGESFISIPRGEDPLSISQERAEEIIKEKKIADAPIATFKGEPVTKGTGRFGPFIKYQSLFINVPKRYDFENLSQSDINELIEAKLEKEANRYIQQWEDEKISLENGRWGPFIKFGKTMFKIPKTKKDEKYTAEELADVSLDEVKKWITAQDKNAFKVKAKKAPAKKVAAKKPAAKKAPAKKK from the coding sequence ATGTCAAAAAATTTAGTGATTGTAGAATCACCGGCGAAAGCTAAAACGATTCAGAAGTATTTGGGAAAGGATTTCGACGTGAAATCAAGTTTCGGCCACATCCGAGATTTGCCGAAAAAAGGCATGGGAATTAACCTCGAAACCTTTACGCCTGATTACGAAGTTTCTGCCGATAAAAAGAAGCTGGTCGCCGAATTAAAAGCTGCCGTTAAAAAAGCTGACATCGTTTGGTTAGCCTCCGATGAAGACCGGGAAGGTGAAGCCATTGCCTGGCATTTGGCGCAGGAATTAAAACTGAAAGAAGAAAACACCCGACGAATTGTTTTCCACGAGATCACTAAAAATGCCATTCTTAAAGCGATCGAGAATCCCCGAACTATCGATCAGAATTTAGTAAATGCACAGCAAGCAAGAAGAATATTAGACCGAATTGTTGGTTTCGAGATGTCACCAGTACTTTGGAAAAAAGTAAAAACGGGACTTTCCGCCGGCCGTGTTCAGTCCGTCGCAGTTCGTTTAGTGGTAGAAAGAGAACTTGAAATACGCGCTTTTACGCCAAAATCAACCTTCAAATTTGAAGGTATCTTTCTTAACGGAGAAAAACAGGAAATTTCGGCAAAACTTAAAAAAGATTTTGCTCTAGAAGCAGATGCCGAAGCATTTTTAAAGCAATGTCAGGGCACTGATTTTAAAGTATTAAATGTAGAAACTAAACCCGGAACCCGTACCGCCTCAGCACCTTTTACAACCTCAACTTTACAGCAAGAGGCCAGTAATAGACTGGGTTACGGCGTAACAGCAACGATGCGGGTGGCGCAACGACTATATGAAGAAGGTCACATTACGTACATGAGAACCGATTCTGTAAATCTTTCTCAGGAAGCAATCAATGGTGCGAAAACACAAATTCTTTCAGAATACGGGGAAAAATATTCTAATCCAAGAAATTATACCACCAAATCATCATCAGCGCAGGAAGCTCACGAAGCCATTCGCCCCACAGATTTTTCAGTAAAAAGCATTGGAGATGTACAATTAAACAAACTTTATCAACTCATTTATAAAAGAACTTTGGCGTCGCAAATGACGAATGCTAAAATAGAAAAAACCGTTATTGAAATTGGTAATAAAAAACTGCCGCATCATTTTGAAGCACAAGGTGAAGTTATCATTTTTGATGGTTTCCTTAAAGCATACGGTATTGTAAAAACGGAAGATGATGATGAAGAAAATAATGAAAAATTGTTACCAAAAGTTTCAGTAGGTGAAGCTCTTGATTACAGAAAAATAGAAGCTACAGAGAAATTCACACGTCCTTCTGCAAGATATACGGAAGCAGGTTTGGTGAAAAAATTAGAAGAACTTGGTATTGGGCGTCCTTCTACCTATGCGCCGACCATTCAAACAATTCAAAATCGTGAATATGTTGACAAAAGGGAAATTCTTCCACAGGAGAGGGAAATCATGAAAATGACTTTAGGAAAAACCGATCTTAAAAAAGAAGTATTGACCGAAAAGTTTGGGGGAGATAAAAATAAGTTCGTTCCGACCGATATTGGCGAAGTTGTCAATGAATTTTTAACGCAGAATTTTGCAGAAATCCTGGATTATGGATTTACCGCAAAAGTGGAAGAGGATTTTGATCATATTGCCAATGGGGAAGAAAAGTGGAAAGAAGTTTTACAGGGATTCTACAAAGATTTCCATCCGAAGATTGCTGATGTTGAAGAAAACGCTGATCGTGCGAATGGAGAAAGGATTTTAGGCGTTGATCCAAAATCTGGAAAAAATGTGTTGACAAGAATCGGAAGATTTGGACCAATGGTTCAAATAGGAGAGCAAGATGACGAAGAGAAGCCAATTTTCGCAAGTTTGATGGCTTCCCAGAATATCGCGACGATTACTTTAGAAGAAGCCCTGGAACTGTTTAAAATTCCATTTGATTTAAATAATTTTGAAGACCAAACCGTTACCATCGGAGTCGGCCGATTTGGTCCTTATGTGAAATGGGGCGAATCGTTTATCAGTATTCCACGTGGTGAAGATCCACTCTCCATTTCGCAGGAAAGAGCCGAAGAAATTATCAAGGAAAAGAAAATCGCCGATGCGCCAATTGCAACTTTTAAAGGAGAACCTGTAACAAAAGGAACCGGCAGATTTGGACCTTTCATCAAATATCAATCTCTCTTTATCAATGTTCCAAAACGTTATGATTTTGAAAATCTTTCTCAAAGTGATATTAATGAACTCATAGAAGCAAAATTAGAAAAAGAGGCGAACCGTTACATTCAACAGTGGGAAGATGAAAAAATTTCCTTGGAAAATGGGCGTTGGGGTCCGTTCATTAAATTTGGAAAAACCATGTTCAAAATTCCAAAAACAAAAAAAGATGAAAAGTATACGGCCGAAGAACTTGCCGATGTTTCGCTGGATGAAGTAAAGAAATGGATCACAGCTCAAGATAAAAATGCCTTTAAAGTAAAAGCGAAAAAAGCTCCAGCAAAAAAGGTTGCTGCGAAAAAACCCGCTGCAAAAAAAGCACCTGCTAAAAAGAAATAG
- a CDS encoding arginase family protein: protein MNLEDLFLPPHKITAEPWQLASMITNDLKENSIALIFCSDYRGINEGEAEMVDFRNLRKELYKLSKLDFEMPVCDLGDLVSGKNQEDTHYVLDEILTMCRKKNAIPVVIGGSNELAYVLFSSLNATHQNITYTQISNLVTLTNEGENLNESNFLSKILSSKNFSLKNYHHLGYQKHLNANDSVKLMREVDFDVIRLAEMMGSTDSTEPFFRQADLVTVNCDAVESIGDGFSVNPQVNGLNRREICAYMKEIGLSQNLKSAGIFNANIKSRNQLNHQLLAQMIWHLIEGINIQRSHPAERAFETFWVMIGEEKFAFHRETFSDLWYFGTEENNEKLKPCSPNDYDAAKKGFINPRLLKF from the coding sequence ATGAACCTTGAAGATCTTTTCCTTCCGCCTCATAAAATTACCGCTGAACCATGGCAACTTGCCAGTATGATTACCAATGATCTTAAGGAAAACAGCATTGCGCTGATTTTTTGCTCTGATTATCGAGGGATTAATGAGGGTGAAGCGGAAATGGTAGATTTCAGAAATTTAAGGAAAGAATTATACAAGCTTTCAAAATTAGATTTTGAAATGCCTGTCTGCGATTTAGGTGATCTGGTATCTGGGAAAAATCAGGAGGATACGCATTACGTGCTGGATGAAATTTTAACAATGTGTCGGAAAAAAAATGCAATTCCCGTCGTAATTGGTGGAAGCAATGAACTCGCATATGTGCTCTTTTCATCATTGAATGCAACTCACCAAAATATTACTTACACTCAAATATCAAATTTAGTAACGCTAACCAATGAAGGAGAAAATCTGAATGAGTCTAATTTCCTTTCAAAAATTTTAAGTTCTAAAAATTTCAGCCTTAAAAATTATCATCATTTGGGATATCAAAAACATTTAAATGCTAATGACTCTGTGAAACTGATGCGGGAAGTTGATTTCGATGTGATAAGACTTGCAGAAATGATGGGCAGTACGGATAGTACCGAACCCTTTTTCCGACAAGCTGATTTGGTTACGGTAAATTGTGACGCGGTGGAAAGTATTGGTGATGGTTTCTCGGTTAATCCACAAGTAAATGGTTTGAACAGACGTGAAATTTGCGCGTACATGAAAGAAATCGGTTTAAGTCAGAATCTAAAGTCCGCGGGAATTTTTAATGCAAACATCAAGAGCAGAAATCAGCTTAATCACCAGCTTTTAGCACAAATGATTTGGCATTTGATTGAAGGAATCAACATTCAAAGATCACATCCTGCAGAACGTGCTTTCGAAACTTTTTGGGTCATGATTGGCGAAGAAAAATTTGCCTTTCATCGGGAAACTTTCTCAGATCTTTGGTATTTCGGTACCGAAGAAAATAATGAAAAGTTGAAACCTTGCTCGCCCAATGATTACGACGCGGCAAAAAAAGGTTTTATCAATCCCAGATTACTGAAATTTTAA
- a CDS encoding T9SS type A sorting domain-containing protein: protein MIKYQLIVFCFFAHVLTAQTSSAAKGPNSYIYDIDLAQQQDYGGIEIPVKKAYDMWSDYEYLKANNTSTPIPGGVQSASLYWEDVPGLVENVSIISQGEPSASKIKISIDNARGKGNAVVAFKVDGKIYWSWHIWVTDNPENGVNYTQGFETDINGNPIAVQYMDRNLGAASSSFLGDQWQKSGGLMYQWGRKDPFPPLVYKDSYFYEITGEVGVLKHKQVDPKNSIPVKIRLYDEIEKNIQYAVNNPITYIVNTDNSGNWFSSSRYKVAGASPNYMTWDLWSDNAKGGNSNASSSSTTLKKESSSYELKSELDPCPSGWRIPSYYGRETQNNNLSFFGRKNSGVNDDQNADYRQIFPDAVNNSLNGIKVYPGLGMDFTNAQDGARNIGIMPVPGAYVYYPNVNAPNAPVGVTFQDNQSNGGLWSSTFAFDGARLFSILSDPYRTSTSVGLHAIYNNETNPTKTGNAVRCMKDPNMAAIGDFATEYFSSKKENYKLGLDDPNSYIISDNQTLEIPVSKAFSVYNQLLSDRKMLPSDKLVAKVLWTTNPNLIGKVKIRADGQDARNSVIEVSSTANVEGNAVISLHNGDIDGPIYWSWHIWVSKENPTQKTLKYTTENKIPTTFNIVNTGATRLPTITTEFMDRNLGALSSDINSDKANGLHYQWGRKDPIPSFSNGTVVHIPVQQASSNEVNYVKISSGDYANRFSDSYEVYGSKNSVSNLKIKENLKYSVQHPMNFMYQRNKGAVYNGGNHYENNLNEVRDWITDARSQAAERWGHAYVKSPFDPCPEGWRVPDVTFTNLYSGSKGNSPWYNGYQKDSYGKTGVIQDQWQDIVKNYSGVLEGKKGWKFQNSVFNIGDFPADGIRGELGENELSYERSGVWTSSMADYNSGYALAMQFENNKMQTGAGVYPQAAMSVRCAKDVTRMLGAPREPKVIRVLVPKVEPTVQPVENEVLVYPNPFTTEFTVKNKESQSVEIYDMTGKLVLENSIKEGKVDASSIRSGFYIVKITMKDNSIVTKKIIKR from the coding sequence ATGATAAAGTATCAACTGATAGTATTTTGTTTTTTTGCTCATGTTCTAACAGCTCAAACTTCTAGCGCCGCAAAAGGCCCCAACAGTTACATTTACGATATAGATCTTGCACAGCAGCAGGATTACGGCGGTATAGAAATTCCCGTTAAAAAGGCCTATGATATGTGGTCTGACTACGAATATCTTAAAGCCAACAATACCTCCACACCAATTCCGGGTGGCGTACAAAGTGCGTCGCTTTATTGGGAAGATGTTCCTGGTTTGGTAGAAAATGTTTCAATTATTTCCCAGGGTGAGCCATCAGCATCGAAAATAAAAATTTCTATTGATAATGCACGGGGAAAAGGCAATGCCGTTGTCGCTTTCAAAGTTGACGGAAAAATCTATTGGAGTTGGCATATTTGGGTGACTGACAATCCCGAAAATGGTGTGAACTACACGCAAGGTTTCGAAACTGATATCAATGGAAATCCCATAGCCGTGCAATATATGGATCGAAATTTGGGCGCAGCGAGCAGTAGTTTTCTAGGTGACCAATGGCAAAAAAGCGGCGGTTTAATGTATCAATGGGGAAGAAAAGATCCGTTCCCTCCTTTGGTTTACAAAGATTCTTATTTTTACGAAATCACTGGCGAGGTCGGAGTTTTGAAACATAAGCAAGTTGATCCGAAGAACTCTATTCCGGTAAAAATTCGGCTTTACGACGAGATCGAAAAAAACATACAATATGCCGTGAATAATCCTATAACGTATATTGTTAACACAGATAATTCTGGGAATTGGTTTTCCAGCAGCCGTTATAAAGTGGCAGGCGCAAGTCCTAATTACATGACTTGGGATTTATGGTCTGACAATGCAAAAGGTGGAAACAGTAATGCCAGCAGTTCTAGCACAACTTTAAAGAAAGAAAGTTCCTCCTATGAATTAAAATCTGAGTTGGATCCGTGTCCCAGCGGTTGGCGTATCCCGTCCTACTACGGTCGGGAAACTCAAAATAATAATCTCTCCTTTTTCGGAAGAAAAAATAGCGGCGTAAATGATGATCAAAATGCCGATTACCGACAAATATTTCCGGATGCTGTTAACAACAGTTTGAACGGAATTAAAGTTTATCCCGGTTTAGGTATGGATTTTACAAATGCACAAGATGGCGCCCGTAACATCGGAATTATGCCAGTTCCCGGAGCCTATGTTTATTATCCGAATGTAAATGCACCCAACGCGCCAGTAGGAGTGACTTTTCAGGACAACCAATCCAACGGAGGTTTATGGAGCTCTACTTTCGCCTTCGATGGTGCGAGACTTTTCTCTATACTTTCTGATCCTTATCGAACCTCTACAAGTGTTGGACTTCACGCCATTTACAATAATGAGACAAATCCAACAAAAACTGGGAATGCAGTTCGATGCATGAAGGATCCAAATATGGCAGCAATTGGAGATTTCGCCACCGAATATTTCTCCTCTAAAAAAGAAAATTATAAGTTAGGTTTGGACGATCCAAATTCCTATATCATTAGCGATAATCAAACACTTGAAATACCTGTAAGTAAAGCTTTTTCCGTTTATAATCAGCTTTTGTCTGACCGAAAAATGTTACCTTCAGACAAATTGGTGGCTAAAGTTTTATGGACCACAAACCCTAATTTGATTGGGAAAGTAAAGATTCGTGCAGATGGTCAGGATGCTAGAAATTCAGTTATTGAAGTCAGCTCCACCGCGAATGTAGAAGGCAACGCTGTTATATCGCTGCACAATGGCGATATAGACGGACCCATTTACTGGAGCTGGCACATATGGGTTTCGAAAGAAAATCCTACGCAGAAGACTCTAAAATATACGACTGAAAATAAAATTCCCACAACCTTTAACATCGTAAATACGGGCGCTACCAGATTGCCTACCATCACCACGGAATTTATGGATAGAAATCTGGGAGCTTTAAGCAGTGATATTAATTCTGATAAGGCTAATGGTTTGCATTACCAATGGGGCAGAAAAGATCCTATTCCATCTTTTTCTAATGGAACTGTGGTACACATACCTGTTCAGCAGGCGTCTTCAAATGAAGTGAATTATGTTAAAATATCATCGGGCGATTATGCAAATCGATTCAGCGATTCCTACGAAGTGTACGGCTCCAAAAATTCAGTTTCCAATTTAAAAATTAAAGAGAATTTAAAATATTCCGTACAACATCCGATGAACTTTATGTATCAAAGGAATAAGGGAGCCGTTTATAATGGCGGAAATCACTATGAAAATAATTTGAATGAAGTTCGGGACTGGATTACAGACGCCCGCTCACAAGCTGCAGAAAGATGGGGTCATGCTTATGTAAAATCTCCCTTCGATCCATGTCCAGAAGGCTGGCGCGTGCCCGATGTTACCTTTACCAATTTATACAGTGGATCGAAAGGAAATTCACCGTGGTATAATGGCTATCAGAAAGACAGTTATGGTAAAACGGGCGTAATTCAAGATCAGTGGCAAGATATTGTGAAGAATTATTCAGGGGTGTTAGAAGGAAAGAAAGGTTGGAAATTCCAGAACTCTGTTTTTAACATTGGTGATTTTCCGGCAGATGGAATTCGGGGCGAGCTGGGCGAAAACGAATTATCGTATGAACGTTCAGGTGTTTGGACTTCTTCTATGGCCGATTATAATTCTGGCTATGCTTTGGCGATGCAGTTTGAAAATAACAAAATGCAGACTGGTGCCGGAGTTTATCCTCAAGCTGCAATGTCTGTCCGTTGCGCAAAAGATGTCACACGTATGCTTGGAGCGCCGCGGGAACCTAAAGTAATCAGAGTACTCGTTCCGAAGGTAGAACCTACTGTTCAGCCCGTGGAAAACGAAGTGCTGGTTTATCCAAATCCTTTCACTACCGAATTTACCGTGAAAAATAAAGAAAGTCAATCTGTAGAAATTTATGATATGACGGGTAAACTAGTTCTTGAAAATTCAATTAAAGAAGGTAAAGTTGATGCATCGAGTATTCGCTCCGGATTTTATATTGTTAAAATTACGATGAAAGATAATTCAATAGTCACCAAAAAGATTATAAAACGCTAA